The Coregonus clupeaformis isolate EN_2021a chromosome 13, ASM2061545v1, whole genome shotgun sequence genome includes a region encoding these proteins:
- the msx2b gene encoding homeobox protein MSH-D encodes MSAHVSLRDSSSSEEDSRPELERTMDDRKTHVTTHHHPFSVEAIMSGRKIHSEFTKQPDNVSVVTFSKTQNSPYLCRETYSPPAGIRKHFIPPSPVKSESSEPDDCAPWVMSPRFSAQTRHVSPTCPLRKHKTNRKPRTPFTTSQLLSLERKFRQKQYLSIAERAEFSSFLTLTETQVKIWFQNRRAKAKRLQEAELEKFKMAAKPALHPGFTLPMPLGAQLHTAVSLYGQSYPYHRPMLPLSPMGLYATPLGYSMYHLSG; translated from the exons ATGTCTGCCCATGTGAGTTTGAGGGATAGCAGTTCATCGGAGGAGGACAGCCGACCGGAGCTGGAGAGGACGATGGATGACCGCAAAACTCATGTGACAACACACCATCATCCCTTCAGTGTGGAGGCTATAATGTCGGGTAGAAAGATTCACAGTGAGTTTACAAAACAACCCGACAATGTCTCTGTGGTTACATTTTCAAAGACTCAGAACTCTCCGTACCTGTGCAGAGAGACTTACAGCCCTCCCGCTGGAATCCGAAAGCACTTTATCCCACCGTCGCCCGTAAAGTCGGAGTCATCCGAGCCGGACGACTGTGCTCCCTGGGTTATGAGCCCAAGATTCTCTGCACAAACTC ggcATGTAAGTCCTACCtgtcctctgcggaagcacaagACCAACAGAAAGCCTCGTACTCCCTTCACCACCTCCCAGCTGCTGTCTCTGGAGCGTAAATTCCGTCAGAAGCAGTACCTGTCTATTGCCGAGCGGGCCGAGTTCTCCAGCTTTCTGACCCTGACTGAGACCCAGGTCAAGATCTGGTTCCAGAACCGCCGGGCCAAGGCCAAGAGACTACAGGAGGCTGAGCTGGAGAAGTTCAAAATGGCTGCCAAACCCGCGCTGCACCCAGGCTTTACATTACCCATGCCCCTGGGAGCCCAGCTCCATACAGCTGTCTCCCTCTACGGACAGTCCTACCCCTACCACCGGCCCATGCTGCCCCTCTCACCGATGGGGCTGTACGCTACACCGCTGGGCTACAGCATGTATCATCTATCAGGATGA